From the Leptolyngbya sp. O-77 genome, one window contains:
- a CDS encoding cobyrinate a,c-diamide synthase, with amino-acid sequence MALVVAGERSGVGKTTVTMALLAALTRWGDRVQSFKVGPDYIDPMFHQFITGRACRNLDPLLTSETYVQQCFAAASQDAEFALIEGVMGLFDGVSGREDVASTAQMARLLNLPVLLVLDCARMSRSVAAIAHGYRSFDLRLHIAGVVLNRVGSDRHLTLLKEALEPLGLPILGVLRRQDEITPPRSPLGDSCPQTNCQRWEKLCDRLASLAETSFDWNQLRPLLKTSQTKRRPGQCPAVDAKIQNPKSKTRLAVARDRAFSFYYADNLELLEQLGAELVFWSPLQDTALPEGVGGLYFGGGFPEVFAAELAANAAALAAVRAAIQSGLTTYAECGGLMYLSQSIVDFDGNAWETAGVLPTAAVMGKQLTLGYRRAIAQQNTFLYRQGETLWGHEFHRSHLTHSSENPLYHLRPYAPQSPAVLEGWQSPTLHASYLHVHWGARPEVAARFVAACHNHLAT; translated from the coding sequence ATGGCGCTAGTGGTGGCGGGAGAACGCAGCGGCGTAGGCAAGACCACGGTGACGATGGCACTGCTAGCGGCGTTGACCCGGTGGGGCGATCGCGTCCAGTCGTTCAAAGTGGGGCCAGATTACATCGACCCCATGTTTCATCAGTTTATTACCGGTCGCGCTTGCCGCAATCTCGATCCGCTGCTGACCTCCGAAACCTATGTGCAGCAGTGCTTTGCCGCTGCAAGTCAGGACGCAGAATTTGCCCTGATCGAAGGGGTGATGGGGCTATTCGATGGGGTCAGCGGCCGCGAAGACGTAGCCAGCACGGCCCAAATGGCGCGGCTGCTGAACCTGCCCGTGCTGCTGGTGCTGGATTGTGCCCGCATGTCGCGCTCCGTAGCGGCGATCGCCCACGGATATCGCAGCTTTGACCTGCGTTTGCACATAGCAGGCGTGGTGCTAAATCGGGTGGGCAGCGATCGCCATCTCACCCTGCTCAAAGAGGCACTGGAGCCGCTGGGCTTGCCCATCCTCGGCGTGCTGCGTCGCCAAGACGAAATCACCCCTCCCCGGTCGCCACTTGGGGACTCGTGCCCACAGACGAACTGCCAGCGTTGGGAAAAATTGTGCGATCGCCTCGCATCCTTAGCAGAAACCAGCTTCGACTGGAACCAACTACGCCCCCTACTCAAAACCAGCCAGACAAAACGCCGCCCTGGCCAATGCCCCGCCGTCGATGCCAAAATCCAAAATCCAAAATCTAAAACCCGGCTGGCCGTCGCCCGCGATCGCGCTTTCAGCTTCTACTATGCCGATAACCTGGAACTGCTGGAGCAGTTGGGCGCTGAACTGGTGTTTTGGAGTCCACTGCAAGATACCGCCTTGCCAGAGGGCGTAGGTGGGCTGTACTTCGGTGGCGGGTTCCCGGAGGTGTTTGCCGCAGAATTGGCAGCAAACGCAGCGGCGCTGGCAGCAGTGAGGGCCGCAATTCAGTCAGGGCTGACAACCTATGCAGAGTGCGGCGGGCTAATGTATCTGAGCCAGAGCATTGTGGATTTTGACGGAAACGCTTGGGAGACGGCGGGCGTTTTGCCGACAGCAGCGGTCATGGGCAAACAACTGACACTGGGCTATCGACGGGCGATCGCCCAGCAAAACACCTTTCTCTATCGCCAAGGCGAAACGCTTTGGGGGCACGAGTTTCACCGATCACACCTGACTCACTCATCCGAAAACCCGCTCTATCACCTGCGACCCTACGCCCCCCAAAGCCCTGCCGTTCTCGAAGGCTGGCAGTCGCCCACCCTGCACGCCTCTTATCTGCATGTCCACTGGGGAGCGCGGCCGGAGGTAGCGGCCCGGTTCGTCGCAGCGTGTCATAACCATCTGGCTACCTGA
- a CDS encoding TIGR03985 family CRISPR-associated protein, producing the protein MNQSDRPQVRLAKGFLRQVGQRYRRVSEFPSHLVSVELWEETAHASSLRSDFLTQPDLVAIADNLSHAISGQRRFFIHLEYVVPLEKIDRVDEWQHPLQALWQQTPVPPLQILYRSAGQSSSIALVVYPVCIYYYQRAPYLCARGNVPNAPLVDPVDHPKASSPFDWRNYRLDRIESLKVLTWETPLVPPALRAAF; encoded by the coding sequence GTGAATCAGAGCGATCGCCCTCAGGTGAGGTTGGCAAAAGGCTTTCTGCGGCAGGTCGGGCAACGCTATCGCCGCGTAAGCGAGTTTCCTAGCCATCTAGTTTCGGTAGAGCTATGGGAGGAAACCGCTCACGCTTCGTCCCTCCGGTCTGACTTTCTGACTCAGCCAGATTTGGTGGCGATCGCTGACAATCTATCCCACGCCATCAGCGGTCAGCGGCGCTTTTTCATTCATTTGGAATATGTCGTGCCGCTGGAGAAAATCGACCGCGTGGATGAGTGGCAGCACCCGCTACAGGCACTCTGGCAACAAACTCCAGTGCCGCCCCTCCAAATCCTCTATCGCAGCGCAGGGCAGTCATCCTCGATCGCGCTAGTGGTGTATCCCGTGTGCATTTACTACTATCAGCGTGCTCCCTACCTGTGTGCCCGGGGAAACGTGCCCAATGCGCCACTTGTCGACCCAGTGGACCACCCAAAGGCAAGCAGCCCGTTCGACTGGCGGAACTATCGTCTGGATCGAATTGAATCGCTCAAAGTTTTAACCTGGGAAACGCCCCTGGTTCCCCCAGCGCTGCGGGCCGCCTTCTAG
- a CDS encoding GDP-L-fucose synthase family protein produces MPLSFSNQRILVTGGAGFLGKQVVDQLIKAGADPAKITVPRSRDYDLTQMEACRRAVDQQDIVIHLAAHVGGIGLNREKPAELFYDNLMMGAQLIHAAYEAGVKKFTCVGTICAYPKFTPVPFKEDDLWNGYPEETNAPYGVAKKALLVQLQAYRQQYGFDGIYLLPVNLYGPEDNFDPRSSHVIPALIRKVHEAQLRGDRTIPVWGDGSPTREFLYSTDAARGIVMGTQFYEESEPVNLGTGYEISIKDLITLICELMGYDGELVWETDKPNGQPRRCLDTQRAMDKFGFVAEVEFREGLRNTIHWYRNHASRITG; encoded by the coding sequence ATGCCCCTCTCCTTCTCCAACCAACGGATTCTCGTCACGGGCGGTGCCGGGTTCCTCGGCAAGCAAGTGGTTGACCAACTCATCAAAGCTGGAGCTGACCCCGCCAAGATTACGGTGCCCCGTTCTCGCGACTATGACCTGACTCAGATGGAGGCGTGCCGTCGCGCCGTTGACCAGCAGGACATTGTGATTCACCTGGCGGCTCATGTGGGCGGCATCGGGCTGAATCGCGAAAAGCCTGCGGAACTGTTCTACGACAACCTGATGATGGGGGCGCAACTGATTCATGCGGCGTATGAAGCGGGGGTCAAAAAGTTTACCTGCGTGGGCACGATTTGCGCCTATCCCAAGTTCACCCCGGTGCCGTTCAAAGAAGACGACCTGTGGAATGGCTATCCCGAAGAAACCAATGCCCCCTATGGCGTGGCCAAGAAGGCGCTGCTGGTGCAGCTTCAGGCGTATCGGCAGCAGTATGGCTTTGATGGCATCTATCTCCTGCCGGTGAATCTATATGGGCCAGAGGATAATTTTGACCCGCGCAGTTCTCATGTGATTCCGGCGTTGATTCGCAAGGTGCATGAGGCGCAGTTGCGGGGCGATAGGACGATTCCGGTGTGGGGCGATGGTTCGCCGACGCGGGAGTTTCTCTATTCCACTGATGCGGCGCGGGGCATTGTCATGGGGACGCAGTTCTATGAGGAGAGTGAGCCTGTGAATTTGGGCACTGGCTATGAAATCTCTATTAAGGACTTGATTACTCTGATTTGTGAGCTGATGGGCTATGACGGGGAACTGGTTTGGGAGACGGATAAGCCCAATGGGCAGCCCCGCAGGTGTCTCGATACGCAACGGGCGATGGATAAGTTTGGCTTTGTGGCGGAGGTGGAGTTTAGGGAGGGACTACGGAACACGATCCACTGGTATCGAAATCATGCCAGTAGAATTACAGGTTAA
- the gmd gene encoding GDP-mannose 4,6-dehydratase, which translates to MTYKKHALITGITGQDGSYLSELLLEKGYEVHGIIRRTSTFNTDRIDHIYEDPHSESARLFLHYGDLTDGTTLRRILEQVQPHEIYNLGAQSHVRVSFDAPEYTADAVGMGTLRILEALRDYQQRTGNEVRFYQAGSSEMYGKVQAVPQTETTPFYPRSPYACAKVYAHWQTVNYRESYGLFACNGILFNHESPRRGETFVTRKITRAVARIVAGQQQKLYMGNLDAKRDWGYAKDYVQAMWLMLQQEQPDDYVVATGETHEVREFLELAFGYVNLNWQDYVEFDERYLRPAEVDLLIGDPSKAKAKLGWQPSVSFEQLVYLMVEADLKALGLIPLNGNSAQPALDTATIRQTAGSSTSL; encoded by the coding sequence ATGACCTACAAAAAGCACGCACTGATCACCGGCATCACAGGACAAGACGGGTCATACCTAAGCGAGTTGCTACTCGAAAAAGGCTACGAAGTCCACGGCATCATCCGCCGCACCTCCACCTTCAACACCGACCGCATCGACCATATTTACGAAGATCCGCACAGCGAAAGCGCCCGCCTGTTTCTGCACTACGGCGACCTGACCGACGGCACCACCCTGCGGCGCATCCTCGAACAAGTGCAGCCCCACGAAATCTACAACCTAGGTGCCCAATCCCACGTGCGCGTCAGCTTCGATGCCCCCGAATACACCGCCGATGCCGTCGGCATGGGCACCCTGCGAATCCTGGAAGCCCTGCGCGACTACCAGCAGCGCACCGGCAACGAAGTGCGCTTCTACCAAGCTGGCTCCTCCGAAATGTACGGCAAAGTGCAAGCCGTGCCGCAAACCGAAACCACCCCCTTCTATCCCCGCAGCCCCTACGCCTGCGCCAAAGTCTACGCCCACTGGCAAACCGTCAACTACCGCGAATCCTACGGCTTATTTGCCTGCAACGGCATCCTGTTCAACCACGAATCCCCCCGCCGGGGCGAAACGTTTGTCACCCGCAAAATCACCCGCGCCGTCGCCCGCATCGTCGCCGGACAGCAACAGAAACTCTACATGGGCAACCTAGATGCCAAACGCGACTGGGGCTACGCCAAAGACTACGTGCAAGCCATGTGGCTGATGCTGCAACAAGAACAGCCCGACGATTACGTCGTCGCCACCGGCGAAACCCATGAAGTGCGGGAATTCCTCGAACTCGCCTTCGGCTACGTCAACCTCAACTGGCAAGACTACGTCGAGTTCGACGAACGCTACCTGCGCCCCGCCGAAGTTGACCTGCTGATTGGCGACCCCAGCAAAGCCAAAGCCAAACTCGGCTGGCAGCCCAGCGTCAGCTTCGAGCAGTTGGTCTACCTGATGGTGGAAGCCGACCTCAAAGCCCTGGGACTGATCCCGCTCAACGGCAACAGCGCCCAGCCCGCGCTCGATACGGCCACCATTCGGCAAACCGCAGGCAGCAGCACGTCGCTGTAA
- the sds gene encoding solanesyl diphosphate synthase: MTSVTSLFAPVDADLCQLTDNLKQLVGARHPILYAAAEHLFGAGGKRLRPAIVLLISRATSIPDITPRHRRLAEITEMIHTASLVHDDVVDEAELRRGVPTVHSSFGNRVAVLAGDFLFAQSSWYLANLDNLEVVKLLSQVIMDLAEGEIQQGLNRFDTGTSLEAYLDKSYYKTASLIANSAKAAGVLSDASPETCHHLYSYGRHIGLAFQIVDDLLDFTGSADALGKPAGSDLRSGNLTAPALYALEEKPYLEVLIEREFAQEGDLEQALALIEDSRGLERSRELASHHAQLAVQHIGILPASESRQALIQLADYVLSRSH, translated from the coding sequence ATGACCTCAGTCACCTCTCTCTTTGCACCTGTCGATGCCGATCTCTGTCAACTGACGGATAACTTGAAGCAACTGGTCGGTGCTCGCCATCCCATCCTCTACGCGGCGGCGGAGCACCTGTTTGGGGCGGGTGGAAAGCGTCTGAGGCCAGCGATTGTGCTGCTCATTTCCAGAGCCACCAGCATCCCCGACATCACGCCCCGGCATCGTCGCTTGGCTGAGATCACCGAAATGATCCACACCGCCAGCCTGGTTCACGACGATGTGGTGGATGAGGCGGAACTGCGGCGGGGTGTGCCGACGGTTCACAGCAGCTTTGGTAATCGGGTCGCGGTGCTGGCGGGTGACTTTCTGTTTGCACAGTCCTCGTGGTATCTGGCAAATTTGGACAACCTGGAAGTGGTGAAGCTGCTGTCGCAGGTGATTATGGATCTGGCTGAAGGCGAGATTCAGCAGGGGCTAAATCGCTTCGACACGGGAACCAGCCTGGAAGCCTATCTCGACAAGAGCTATTACAAAACTGCGTCCCTTATTGCCAACAGTGCGAAGGCGGCCGGCGTACTGAGCGATGCCTCGCCAGAAACCTGTCACCATCTGTATAGCTATGGTCGCCATATCGGTCTGGCCTTTCAAATCGTGGATGACCTGCTAGATTTTACGGGTTCTGCGGATGCCCTGGGCAAGCCTGCGGGTTCCGATTTGCGAAGCGGCAACCTGACCGCTCCAGCGCTCTATGCCCTTGAGGAAAAACCCTATCTGGAAGTGCTAATCGAGCGGGAATTTGCCCAAGAGGGCGATCTGGAGCAGGCGCTAGCGCTGATTGAAGATAGCCGAGGCTTAGAGCGATCGCGCGAGTTGGCCAGCCACCATGCTCAGCTTGCAGTTCAGCATATTGGCATTTTGCCCGCTTCAGAGTCCCGTCAGGCGTTGATTCAGTTGGCTGACTATGTGCTAAGCCGCAGCCATTGA
- the rpmF gene encoding 50S ribosomal protein L32 → MAVPKKKTSKSKRDQRKATWKRKAALQAQRALSLGKSVLTGRSTGFVYPQPDEEEE, encoded by the coding sequence ATGGCAGTTCCTAAGAAGAAAACCTCCAAATCCAAGCGCGATCAGCGCAAAGCTACTTGGAAGCGCAAGGCCGCTCTGCAAGCTCAGCGTGCGCTGTCTTTGGGCAAGTCAGTGTTGACTGGCCGCTCCACAGGCTTTGTCTATCCCCAACCTGACGAAGAAGAAGAGTAA
- a CDS encoding polysaccharide biosynthesis/export family protein yields MLFSCPETSFAPRQPKRPQQAPRRIVRAIAFGLVMLYTAPVLAQTAIPSNASANVQPAAPMPPEGRPLPPNYESDYVLGAGDAVQIDIFNVPNLSGENARYSVLVDGSLNLPWIGKVNVRGLTLQEASDAIASRYTEFIREPIVTVTLLTPRPMRVAIVGEVNRPGAYTTGQSVGTGPAGQTTLETRGEARAGELRTVIEAIQTAGGITQLADVRNVEVRRPRLNGTEEVILVDLWAFLQSGNLQQNVTLRDGDTVIVPTATALNPDESQRLAAASFSPDTISVNVVGEVVRPGTVSVSPNTSLNQAILAAGGFDDVRASKGRVTLIRLNPDGTVARREIPVDLSANLNDETNPILRSNDIVVVSPSGRARATDVLGVIGGAVGAVLNPIGALFNIFRTVDDINRD; encoded by the coding sequence ATGCTGTTTTCTTGTCCTGAAACGTCGTTTGCCCCCCGTCAGCCCAAACGACCCCAGCAAGCCCCTCGTCGGATTGTGCGGGCGATCGCCTTTGGGCTGGTGATGCTCTACACTGCCCCCGTTCTGGCGCAGACCGCCATTCCATCTAATGCCAGCGCCAATGTCCAGCCTGCCGCACCGATGCCGCCGGAGGGCCGCCCACTGCCGCCCAACTACGAGTCCGATTATGTCCTGGGTGCAGGCGATGCAGTGCAAATTGACATTTTCAACGTGCCCAACCTGAGCGGCGAAAATGCCCGCTACTCGGTGCTGGTAGACGGTTCGCTGAACCTGCCGTGGATTGGCAAAGTCAATGTGCGGGGACTGACGCTGCAAGAGGCATCAGATGCGATCGCCAGCCGCTATACCGAGTTTATTCGGGAGCCGATTGTGACGGTAACGCTGCTCACACCGCGCCCCATGCGAGTGGCGATCGTCGGCGAAGTGAACCGTCCTGGAGCCTATACAACCGGACAAAGCGTGGGAACCGGCCCAGCCGGACAGACCACGCTAGAAACCCGTGGCGAAGCCAGAGCGGGAGAACTTCGCACGGTTATTGAAGCGATTCAGACCGCAGGCGGCATTACGCAGCTTGCAGACGTGCGAAATGTGGAAGTTCGTCGCCCGCGCCTGAATGGCACTGAAGAGGTAATCCTGGTTGACCTGTGGGCGTTTTTGCAGTCTGGCAACTTGCAGCAAAACGTGACCCTGCGGGATGGGGATACGGTGATTGTGCCCACAGCAACGGCGCTGAACCCCGATGAAAGCCAGCGTTTGGCTGCTGCTAGCTTCTCTCCCGACACGATCAGCGTCAATGTGGTGGGTGAAGTCGTTCGGCCGGGCACGGTTTCTGTTAGCCCTAATACGTCTCTCAATCAGGCAATTTTGGCGGCAGGCGGGTTTGACGATGTTCGGGCTTCCAAGGGCAGAGTGACGCTAATCCGGCTAAATCCGGATGGAACCGTGGCTCGACGCGAAATTCCGGTAGATCTGTCGGCTAACCTGAACGACGAAACCAACCCCATTCTGCGAAGCAATGACATTGTGGTGGTTAGCCCTTCGGGTCGGGCCAGGGCAACCGATGTCCTGGGGGTAATTGGTGGGGCGGTTGGCGCAGTGCTGAACCCGATTGGCGCATTGTTCAATATTTTCCGCACGGTGGATGATATTAACCGCGATTAG
- a CDS encoding GntR family transcriptional regulator: MSTPLHLAISEQLRRQILGGDYPPGEQLPSEYQLVERFGVSRTTIRQAIANLISQGLVVSRQGKGVFVTERRKVTYSLSSPMVFLEADMAQQGISFLAKRLEAGLVEVPVVAQHLFETPTAYFQKKLLEINGAPGALDLTYVPPSFETFFAVASTHQMTFPVLEQHGIAIARIEAILECTYANPEESLHLEVPLGHPLIVYRHTAFTTGDRPIAYGETISRGDRFCYSLEIRRDESFQNID; encoded by the coding sequence ATGTCCACTCCGCTGCACCTTGCGATTTCCGAACAACTTCGCCGTCAAATTCTCGGTGGCGACTATCCGCCTGGAGAGCAACTGCCCAGCGAATACCAACTAGTGGAGCGGTTTGGAGTGAGCCGAACGACGATTCGACAGGCGATCGCCAATCTCATCAGCCAGGGACTTGTCGTTTCTCGTCAGGGCAAGGGCGTGTTTGTCACGGAGCGGCGCAAGGTCACCTACTCCCTGTCTAGCCCGATGGTGTTTTTGGAAGCAGACATGGCGCAGCAGGGCATTTCGTTTTTGGCGAAGCGGCTGGAGGCAGGTTTGGTCGAGGTTCCTGTCGTCGCTCAGCACTTGTTTGAAACGCCCACCGCCTATTTTCAAAAGAAACTGCTGGAAATTAACGGCGCACCCGGAGCGCTGGACTTGACCTATGTGCCGCCGTCGTTTGAAACCTTTTTTGCAGTCGCTTCAACCCATCAAATGACGTTTCCAGTGCTGGAGCAGCACGGCATTGCGATCGCCCGCATCGAAGCCATCCTAGAATGCACCTATGCCAATCCAGAAGAGAGCCTGCATTTAGAGGTTCCACTGGGACATCCGCTGATTGTCTATCGCCACACCGCCTTTACCACGGGCGATCGCCCCATTGCCTACGGGGAAACCATTTCACGGGGCGATCGCTTTTGCTATTCCCTGGAAATTCGTCGGGATGAATCATTCCAAAACATCGACTAA
- the rfbC gene encoding dTDP-4-dehydrorhamnose 3,5-epimerase, with amino-acid sequence MIFTETKLKGAFIIDLDYREDHRGAFARTFCAKEFEAHGLKPTVAQCNLSFNHKAGTLRGMHYQIPPAAETKLVRCTRGAIYDVIIDMRPDSPTYRQHIGVELTAENRRALYIPEMFAHGYQALTDGAEVVYQVGEFYTPGYERGLRYDDPAFGIEWPMEVTVISEKDAAWALFENVAVGV; translated from the coding sequence ATGATTTTTACCGAAACCAAACTCAAGGGCGCATTCATCATCGACCTGGACTATCGCGAAGATCATCGCGGCGCGTTTGCTCGCACTTTCTGTGCCAAGGAATTTGAGGCGCATGGGCTGAAGCCGACGGTGGCGCAGTGCAACTTGTCGTTTAACCACAAGGCGGGCACTTTGCGCGGAATGCATTATCAAATTCCTCCGGCTGCGGAAACCAAGCTGGTTCGCTGCACGCGGGGCGCGATCTATGACGTGATTATCGACATGCGGCCCGATTCACCGACCTATAGGCAGCATATCGGCGTGGAGTTGACGGCTGAGAACCGACGTGCCCTGTACATACCAGAAATGTTTGCCCACGGCTATCAAGCGCTGACGGATGGGGCGGAGGTGGTGTATCAGGTTGGGGAATTTTACACGCCTGGCTATGAGCGTGGTCTTCGCTACGATGACCCGGCCTTTGGCATTGAGTGGCCAATGGAGGTGACCGTTATTTCCGAGAAAGATGCCGCCTGGGCGCTATTTGAGAACGTTGCAGTAGGAGTATAG
- a CDS encoding WecB/TagA/CpsF family glycosyltransferase, with protein sequence MSKTVCVANVHMLMEATWNKEFGAILSGSDMVTPDGMPLVWLMSWMGRYRQDRVAGMDIILRLCERSPSRNVSIFFLGSDENTLQKMCQRLRHEFPNLEIAGMEPLPFRPLTPQEDENITRLINESGAGIVMVSLGCPKQEQWISNHKDKVNAVMIGLGGAFPVYAGVQKWAPEIVRRSGFEWLYRLIQEPGRLWKRYARTIPPFAVLALLQVVSTLSREDMSLQTRSR encoded by the coding sequence TTGAGTAAGACTGTCTGCGTTGCCAATGTGCATATGCTAATGGAAGCAACTTGGAACAAAGAGTTTGGCGCTATTTTGTCGGGCAGCGATATGGTAACGCCAGATGGAATGCCGCTCGTTTGGTTGATGAGCTGGATGGGGCGCTATCGGCAAGACAGAGTGGCTGGCATGGATATTATCTTGAGGCTTTGTGAGCGATCGCCCTCTCGAAACGTCAGCATCTTTTTCCTGGGTTCTGACGAAAACACCTTGCAAAAAATGTGCCAACGGCTGCGCCACGAATTTCCAAATCTGGAGATTGCAGGCATGGAGCCGTTACCCTTTCGCCCGCTTACTCCTCAGGAAGATGAAAACATTACGCGACTAATCAACGAGAGCGGTGCAGGGATCGTGATGGTGTCGTTGGGCTGCCCAAAACAGGAGCAATGGATCAGCAATCATAAGGACAAAGTGAACGCCGTGATGATTGGGCTGGGCGGGGCATTTCCTGTCTATGCAGGGGTGCAAAAGTGGGCACCGGAAATAGTTAGGCGATCGGGCTTTGAGTGGCTCTATCGCTTGATTCAAGAGCCAGGACGATTGTGGAAACGTTATGCAAGGACAATTCCGCCATTTGCAGTTTTAGCACTGTTGCAAGTTGTGAGTACGCTGAGTCGTGAGGACATGAGCCTGCAAACCCGCAGCAGATAG
- a CDS encoding sulfite oxidase-like oxidoreductase encodes MLGKFFKPPAPEQRDRVPPGQHLAGGFPVLTYGATPDIPSDVWELKIWGLAEPLTLTYSDLLSLPQTEFTADFHCVTTWSKLDVQWTGVKVTDLMQRVNLNPSATHVMQHSYGGYTTNLELADFLREENFLAHTLAGEPLPVPHGGPVRLVVPHLYAWKSAKWLNGLEFLDHEELGFWERNGYHRRGEPWAEERYSD; translated from the coding sequence ATGCTAGGCAAGTTTTTTAAGCCCCCCGCACCAGAGCAACGGGATCGCGTTCCGCCTGGGCAACATCTTGCCGGCGGTTTCCCAGTGCTGACCTACGGAGCAACTCCTGACATTCCCAGTGATGTTTGGGAGCTAAAGATTTGGGGGCTTGCCGAACCGCTGACGCTGACTTATTCAGACCTCTTGAGCTTGCCGCAGACGGAATTCACCGCTGATTTTCACTGCGTCACCACCTGGTCAAAGCTGGATGTCCAGTGGACAGGCGTTAAGGTGACCGATCTGATGCAGCGGGTCAATCTTAATCCCAGCGCTACCCACGTCATGCAGCACAGCTATGGTGGCTACACCACGAATCTGGAGCTAGCTGACTTCTTGCGAGAAGAGAACTTCCTGGCTCACACGCTGGCGGGCGAGCCTCTGCCTGTCCCACACGGGGGGCCGGTTCGGCTAGTGGTTCCCCATCTCTACGCCTGGAAGAGTGCGAAGTGGCTCAACGGGCTGGAATTTTTAGACCATGAGGAACTAGGCTTTTGGGAAAGAAACGGCTATCACCGCCGGGGGGAACCCTGGGCAGAAGAGCGGTACAGCGACTAA
- a CDS encoding NAD(P)H-dependent oxidoreductase, protein MLYIIDTALKARQEAGNPIRVAMIGAGFMGRGIANQIVNSVPGMELVAIFNRGVEGAVRAYGEAGLDNIRTVKTLGELEDAIAQGVPAATDDAMLLCRAESIDAIIEVTGAIEFGAQVVLEAIAHKKHVVLMNAELDATIGPILKVYADRAGVVLSACDGDQPGVQMNLYRFVKSIGLTPLLCGNIKGLQDPYRNPTTQEGFAKQWGQKAHMVTSFADGTKISFEQAIVANATGMTIAKRGMYGYDFNRNADALIEQFNLKYTGHIDDCTKLYDVDELKSLGGIVDYVVGVRPGPGVFVFGTHDDPKQKHYLNLYKLGEGPLYSFYTPYHLCHFEVPLSVARVVLFQDAVLAPTAGPKVDVVATAKIDLKAGETLDGIGYYMTYGQCETAEITQAQRLLPMGLAEGCRLKRDIPRDQVLTYDDVEIPAGRLCDKLRAEQDAYFAPAKVPALI, encoded by the coding sequence ATGCTGTACATCATAGACACCGCATTAAAGGCTCGCCAGGAAGCGGGCAACCCGATTCGAGTGGCGATGATTGGCGCGGGCTTCATGGGTCGCGGCATCGCCAACCAGATTGTGAATTCTGTTCCGGGTATGGAACTGGTGGCGATTTTCAACCGCGGCGTAGAGGGTGCCGTTCGCGCCTATGGTGAGGCGGGTCTGGACAATATCCGCACGGTGAAGACGCTGGGTGAACTGGAAGATGCGATCGCCCAGGGCGTTCCCGCCGCGACGGACGACGCGATGCTGCTGTGTCGGGCTGAGAGCATCGATGCCATTATCGAGGTGACGGGCGCAATTGAGTTCGGCGCACAGGTGGTGCTAGAGGCGATCGCCCACAAAAAACATGTCGTGCTGATGAACGCTGAGCTGGATGCCACCATCGGCCCTATCCTCAAGGTCTATGCCGATCGCGCAGGGGTAGTACTGTCGGCCTGCGACGGCGACCAGCCCGGCGTGCAGATGAACCTCTACCGCTTCGTTAAGAGCATCGGCCTCACCCCCCTGCTCTGCGGCAACATCAAGGGGCTGCAAGACCCCTACCGCAACCCCACCACTCAGGAAGGCTTTGCCAAGCAGTGGGGACAAAAAGCCCACATGGTCACCAGCTTTGCCGACGGCACCAAGATTTCCTTTGAGCAGGCGATCGTCGCCAATGCCACGGGCATGACCATCGCCAAACGCGGCATGTATGGCTACGACTTTAACCGCAACGCCGACGCACTGATTGAGCAGTTCAACCTGAAATACACCGGGCATATCGACGATTGCACCAAGCTGTATGACGTGGATGAGCTAAAGTCTCTGGGTGGCATTGTGGATTACGTCGTGGGCGTGCGTCCGGGCCCCGGTGTGTTCGTCTTCGGGACTCATGACGACCCGAAGCAAAAGCATTATCTCAACCTGTACAAGCTTGGCGAAGGGCCGCTCTACAGTTTCTACACACCGTACCACCTCTGCCACTTTGAGGTGCCGCTGTCCGTTGCCCGCGTGGTGCTGTTCCAGGACGCGGTTCTCGCTCCTACAGCAGGGCCCAAAGTGGACGTGGTAGCGACTGCCAAGATTGACTTGAAAGCTGGCGAAACGCTGGACGGCATCGGCTACTACATGACCTACGGCCAGTGCGAAACGGCTGAAATCACGCAGGCACAGCGCCTACTGCCGATGGGCTTGGCGGAAGGCTGCCGCCTGAAGCGAGACATTCCTCGCGATCAGGTGCTGACCTACGATGATGTGGAAATTCCGGCGGGTCGCCTGTGCGACAAGCTGCGGGCCGAGCAAGATGCCTACTTTGCTCCGGCAAAGGTTCCGGCGCTGATTTAA